Sequence from the Toxoplasma gondii ME49 chromosome Ib, whole genome shotgun sequence genome:
GAACGAACGCGTCAGTACCCTAGAAGCTCCCTGTTTCCTCGGGAATtgctgtgtgtgtctctatGCTTCGGAGGTGTGAGAGAAGCCTACCGAAGCGACGATCATGATTCCGCAAGTATACGCTTGTGCGAGAAGACTGTCCTGAATTCGTGTGGTTTCTCTGCGAATTGCCTTTCGCATTCGGCTGTCGACTCTTTTTAGTCGTGGCTTTCCAGGTGAAGCGTGCGAGAACGACCGGCAACTGCACCACACCCGGGCGGCTGTTGACCTCCGCAAGAAGTGGGTCAGGTTTTCGCCAGGACTTTTTTCTGACGCATTTGGCAGAAATAAATTTTCGCCGTGGACGGGTTTTCGGAACCGGACTGGAAGTCGCCGTTAGCACGTATGTGCCTGGACGACGCAGTTGCTTCGAACGAAACAGCCGGAGTGAAGGAACTCTCCCAAGCACCACAGACACActgcacacagacacatgcTTTTCCAGAGACCGAGTGCTGGCAAGAAATGCAGACACGTCGATTTTCGTAGACAGACTCGCGAGCAGGAGCTTCGCCTCGCGACGACGCCGTCCAGTCCCGACAGAGGGCGTTTGATGCTGTTTACATGTTTTGGACAATAGACGAACAGCAGAAAGAGTCGGCATCTAGACATGAAAATGCGTTTCACCCACGCAGATGGAAAAACACTTTCGACAGAGTTCTTCGCGGGCCGCCGTGGTGCGTCCCCTTCGGCTTCTGCACACACCAGCCTCGACACCTAAATGTTTCCGTCGCAAAACGGCCTCCGTCTCCGTTGCTTTGACTCTCGTGTGCGCCACTGCGAGCTTTTCCCGACTCCAAGTCGAAGTCGCGCAGTTGACACTCCTACGGCTTCTAGCGGCCTCCCAAAGTGGGAAAAGCGCGTTCGTCTTGGATGTCAGGAGCGTCACGGCTCTTGACGAAGCTTCCCTGCAGAgcaacacacaaacacaccatgTCTCCTTTTGAACCAATTGAATACGCACAAAAAAAGACAACCACAggtatatacacatgtacagATGCAAGAGGACGTTGCTCCTGGACTCGCAGGAGACGTTGAGAACGGCTTTGCTTCCGCTTCAGTGTTTTTACGCGTCTCCCGGGGAAGAGATCAACCGTTGAGGACCTAGTCCACGAAGAGCGAGGCATGTCTGTTCTCCGTCGCCCTTGGACGCGAAACAGCACCGTTCTGAAAACTTGCCCTGCAGCTGCACTTTTTTCGAAGACGGTCCCTCTCTCCACGCAGCCGTCATCGGTTCACTCTCGGTGAAAAGTGACTCACCCCGCGTCCACGGCCGCGTCCTCCACGGAACTCCCGCGAGCCAGACGGTCCTGCGCCTCCGCGGCCTCTCCTGCGGCTGGGGAAGAGGTTGACACGTCCGCCTCCGTTGTGAATATATTCGAAGACGTTCATggtctttttcttcggctCTGCGtgctcgtcttcctcctccgaagcagtttcttcctcctcttcttcgcggcctTCCTTCACGTGCAAGGTGTAGCCTTGCGCCTCGAGTTCCTGGTCTGTTGTGATCTTCTTGTTCGACTTCTTGATGAAGTTCGGCAAGTTCTGACGCTTGCCTTCGAGCATCTTCTTGTAGGCCTCCAGGTCCAGCACTTCTtcatccttcttctcctcctcaacgtcttcgtctccgcccTTCTGCCACACAGGACATGAGCCcacgcgtctctcccgcgaTTCACACGCGCGCCGACGGGAGAAACACTGCCCACTCAAACGGTCGTGGAGGTGCAGAGAAGACTCGCTCCGcagcgcagagaaacgaggacggAACGAACCAACTTCACAAGATTCGGAGCAATACAGGCTCGTCTATGAAAACCCGGGGAGCGGGAACTTCGCGCCTcccctttctcgtctccgtctcgccaGTCGAGGTGTCCAGCCTCTCTGTCGACACAAACCTTTTTGCCTCCATACAACCGTAAGATCATCGACTGACCACCAAAGACCGCTCGACAtgaatacatacataaagTTTGAGATACTACACCAAAAGCAGGTAGTAGAATTAGAATATATACTTCAGGATGTCCAGAAAACCAGAATAGATGTTGATACAAGAGGTCGCGACATCCCCTCCTTGCACATACAGGGAAACCTCGCCCCCTACGCATACGCACTCCCACCGACGTCGCGCTGTACACCCACTCTCTCAAGAGACTTCCCTGCCGAAGAACAACAGACACCACGGAAACCCCCCGTCCCCCCCCAAGCCGTCTCCTCTCACAATGCGCCAGCGTATtatgcatacacacaaacacaaacaTAAATAAGTGCGACGCACACTGCGGTGCAGATCGACAGAAGGTTTGTCCCCGTGTTCGGCTGGACTTTTTGAGCTCCCGATTTGCGTCCCTTctcaccttttcttcttcggcttcttcgctgtcctgtctcttctccttctcttcttcagtcttctcgacttcctgTTCTCCCGCAGCAGCTACGCGTTCGTCGTCACCCCAGTTGtgcgcgccgccgcctccctTCTTGGGGTCCCGGCCCCCCATAGCCGCGGCAGTGTGGCGGTCGCCCTGGACCCCGCCTCGGCCTCGCGAGTAGAATCCGCCGCGGCCTCGGCCTCCGCGGAAGTTTCCGCGACGCACGCCGAACGTCTGCTCGAcattttcctcgttctcttcgcccTGGACAAAGTTTCTTCGAGGAAATCTCCCGCGCTGACCCCCCCGGCCCCGACCTCCAAACTCCCCCTGGCGGTAGGCGTTCGCTGCGCTCTGGTCCTCGCGGCCGTAGCGACCtacaggaaaaagaagaaaaagacacaagATGAGAAGCACAGCAAAGACCTCAGCGTGACTGTGAAGGAGAGCATCGACACATGAAAGCCACACGACGAATGCACAGACACAAGGAGAAACAATGattcatatacatacatatatatatatatatatacgtatacgcTTGAGCAGGCTGTGTGTGCGGCGCGGTTCTGTATGCAGAGGGAAGATCCAGAGGCCTGCTCCGGAGAGGGTCATACACTGCACTAGAGTGTCTTCAGAAGCCCGATAAACCACGTAAATTCTAGGTCTCGACAGTCGCTGCACTGCAGATGAATTGACAAACGTCGGAGTCGGTGGCCAGTACGGAGTCTTTACTGAGAAATCGACATGAGAGCGCGCCCGTCAGATGGCGAGAGGCCACCCACACACAAAACACGGCACGGTCGATAAAACCTATCAACTCATGATGTTGAAGATAAGGGTAGGTGTGCTTCTTCGAAAAAATGTTCACCCCCTTGGGCTAACGTCTGCGTCAATTCGTGGATTAAATATGTGTAAATGACGGGAGAGGTATGTGGGCAAAGAGCAGTGGCGACTTCCGGAAGGAACGGAAATGATTGACGACCAGTAGCTTCAGCAGCATACCAGTCCGTTTACAGGATTCACGCGACACTGATGCACAAACAATAGGGAGGTGAGTTGCAAAGCCGCAGCGACAGTCGACTGTGGTACTCTGCCTCTAGCCTAAAAAGGAACGGTgaggggggagggggaaCTGCAATTCACCGCCGTTCGATGAACCGTCCGCCCACGCCATCGTCCTCCGGCCCTTTTTCCACTTTACCCCCCTTTTTCCAAAGTAGAAAATCTAGCCGATGATGAAAAGGCAGCTCCGAAATAAAATCCGAGGGAATGTACGCCGGTACTCGTATCTATTGACGCATTTGAGTGTGTAGTGCCGCGCGACGGACGTCGGACACCTGTTTCGTCGTCCCCTGAAGTGaatttttcttttcttggcCAGTTTTCTCGGCCGCCACTTCTATTTCGTACTTGCGGTTTATTCTCTCTTGTCATTTTAAAAAGCTGACAGTCGTTTTCCCCGACAGTCAGCTGAGTGAACGCGGCGATGCTGCGTGCGTCCAGGGTGGGGAGACCTGGCGAGGCAGGAAAGCCGGTCACTAGCTTGTCTGTGCGTtacgcgttttttttcttacCTCCCGCAGAAGCTCTGGGGCGCCTTTCAGAGTCGTGGTGAGCAGAAACGCCTTCgtttgccttcttccccgcGGCGCTTCCGGCGTTCGTCCCGGACAGCTGTTTGCCGGTACTTTGCGTTTCTGCTGTGGGcacaggaggcgaagagagaatcACGTCCTCTTCACCCGACGAATCCCCTCCTTCGCTGTCATTGTCCGCAAAAGCTGAGAATTTATTGGACACGCCAACGGTGTAGTATTTTCGTTGGGGTGCCATGTTAGAGACTCGCTGAGTTCGCCGTCAAACCACgtcgaaaagggagaaatATTGGCCGTTCCGGGTCGAAAACGAGACGTCGCATCACCCGAAAACTTCCCGGGGGTTCCGCAAACAATGCGCGAACGCAGCACAGCACAGAGAGTACAGACGAATTGACagcaaagcagaagagagaggaggcggcaacaggagggagaaaaggagacgaaaaaacgcagTAGTGCCCCCTCGAAAAATAATACGAGCCTCGGGACGAAGAATGCAGAAGCGAACAAGTAGGAGGTCGAGAATTCGACCCGCTCTCCCGCCTCGTATACTAGCCTGGATCCAGGTCCCCATACATTCCCTACAGCGCTCTCCACCTGTGTGCCTGCACCCCCGCGCTGAGATCTTGCATGCCCGGCCGACCGCTGTGAGGggtgagacagagaggctggCCTACGTGCAAGAAAGCGTGGCCACCCCGCTTTACGCAGCTTCGTCCACAGCGCAGGGCGACTGCAGCAAGTTGGCACTTTTCGGAATGCACACGACACAAAACGATTGTCAGCTGAATGCTTTAAGCACACCTCGATCTCAAGTACACTGCGGGAGAAGTGCGGCGCAGTTGAGGGAGTTTGCTTCTGGTTTAAAACACAGGCAAAGCCTCTCTACCGTCcaaacgaggaaacgaggggGAGTCGACAGCCAAAAGTCTTGCTCACCGGCAATGGTTTGTGGGGGAAACTGAGTGGCAAAGAAAATATACGGCCAATGCTCGAGAGGGCGTGGGCCACTTCAGCAGGGCGGGTCGGACACCCTAAACGCTTGGATCGATACGTCGATTTCagctgtttctctgcctttcaTAAACACAAAACACTCAGGAACCGTTTTTTGTGCACCCGTTTCCCCACCCCTAGTCAGCACGGCTCTCGATAGCGCACACAATAGGAAGACCGGTCGACGACTCGACCGCGAATGAGAAACGAGGATTCGCTGCACCTCGAGCTGACGGCCCGGAGGTGGGCACGGGTAGGACGCATCAGCTTTTTTGCAAGTTAACGGCTTTTCCTTGGAACATCGGAAGAATAGCATGGCACACGACGACAGCTGACGCTGTGACTAGAGGCGGGTGAGTCGCACTTCGAGACAGAACACACGACGTAACAATCGAGCGATGGCGCCTTCAGCGTGTTGCACGTTGCAGCACAGCGTACCCCAGGACTCATGCAGGGAATGACAGGACAGTCCATCTCGAGAAAACTGTCCTTGAAGAAACCACAAAAAAGTGCCACAGAGTCACCATCGGAGCGATTCTTTTCGATGATGAGATCGACAGCGTCCTCGCGGCGTCCTTGCCTTCTCGTtagctgtatgtacaccgccGGGACACGCCCGCGACTGCTTTGTCCATTTCCAAAACCGTGTTCCGATCGCGGTTCCATTGCTTGtcactttttcttcctcgttcccaCCCTTCCTTGGAGTTTTTTCCCTCTAGCGGATGGTGAGGGCCTGACGGGTCCAAAGGACCTCTCCAATGCAAAACCACTGTGTGTGGCGCTTGCACATCTGTTCTGTAGTCGACAGTCGGCAGCGTCCTTGGTTTTAAGGTATGAGCCGCTGTTGATTGAAAAAGCTCGCCGGCTTACCCCAAAACAGTTGACACCGGGACGTGGTTTTTTGTGGCCGCCAGCCGTTCGTTGTTGAGCCGGCTTTTGCCTCCTCCGCATGGAGAGATATCCGTACACGGTGCGGTGTTTGGGTACCGAGTGTTTTGACGAACGTCTTTGTGCATTGCCGCCGTATATCCTTACTTGTCCAAGAGTATGCTACTGGTTCGTGCTCCGGGCTGTTTCACCTGCGGATAAATTCAGGTGATCTTTCCGAATGGTGCCACATTTTCTCGACACACTTGCCGCCGGACAGGCCGGAGTGGCCGGTCCCCGTTTGTGAAACTGCCTTTTTAAGCATTCACGAGGAGTGTGCATTGATCTGAAGGGGAATCCTTAGAAACGTGTCTTGATGCTGTCGGCACGGAGCAGCTAGCTTGCATCTGACTTGTGAGTGTCAAGCAGTCGCCAGGAAAATGGTGTCAGTGGAAGGGGAACTCGCCCGTGAGCGGTCGCGAAACAGGGGAGATTCGCACAGTCGCCTGCACCACTTGAGCGCTCTCAAGAAGCCGCTCGCGACACTCCAGGTCAGGTGGATCCTTGCGGGGCTGATTGCGTTCCGGATCGTCAACGGGCTGGTTTTAAACTCGTCGTTCAACCCGGACGAACACTGGCAGTCCAGCGAGGTCGCCCACCACCTTGTCTTTGG
This genomic interval carries:
- a CDS encoding hypothetical protein (encoded by transcript TGME49_321680) codes for the protein MAPQRKYYTVGVSNKFSAFADNDSEGGDSSGEEDVILSSPPVPTAETQSTGKQLSGTNAGSAAGKKANEGVSAHHDSERRPRASAGGRYGREDQSAANAYRQGEFGGRGRGGQRGRFPRRNFVQGEENEENVEQTFGVRRGNFRGGRGRGGFYSRGRGGVQGDRHTAAAMGGRDPKKGGGGAHNWGDDERVAAAGEQEVEKTEEEKEKRQDSEEAEEEKKGGDEDVEEEKKDEEVLDLEAYKKMLEGKRQNLPNFIKKSNKKITTDQELEAQGYTLHVKEGREEEEEETASEEEDEHAEPKKKTMNVFEYIHNGGGRVNLFPSRRRGRGGAGPSGSREFRGGRGRGRGGSFVKSRDAPDIQDERAFPTLGGR